A genome region from Myxococcales bacterium includes the following:
- a CDS encoding S8 family serine peptidase, with protein sequence MKKNLIYLTMAILMALPSAAYAGKLDLQLKMLAQSPEIGKTMLGKSLFVRGGREFVDVIIKSSDTAITKEAIEENGGTVRSLIGKIMTAFVPISYLSALENLDEVEAVEASVPMKNLMDSARSNTGVATLQAGYKNVQYTGENVVVGVIDTGIDYSHSDFNNADGKSRVQYLRFQSADEDGFSITECANDTIRDGSCEISYYNNKDDGHGTHVAGIAAGSDNTYTGVASAADIMLVRNDYRDDIAEDGEHASGPTFTAGVLDGIAEIFKKADILDKPAVINISQGTHIGAHDDTSLLEFGINEAVAGKYADNGKNYGRAVVVAAGNEYVNTDILRELGTLGDTYADHAGGIHASFDVPNGESHAWRLWVILGQAVGRIPLIIDAWFGVGSQDHCSVASNIYRYNDVASSGASTSKAVASVGDIRLSENKNESDESSDKIVATVLATDGADARNGKPRAMVAFAPGSKAATIEEGEIIIMKDYIGITSGKGYVLDIIIRASGGECGGDMWLEGGGTYANFMKGIDNGDFDMTSGNNGAAYVFHSQTGSGNNLMTVGLPATASGVIAVGAYLQEKPHGQNKSEWKDYYGKTWDATDIDSDTDGYANINGGTVMERCPFSSAGPTATGAIKPEIMAPGDPVISTLAKGYEKSYTDREGTNSFRPLKIDHNHFKSQGTSQASPHIAGLVALLFQKNDTLTADQTKDAIIAGGSLTTPTYEVGYGNVSATKVIDSVSSPDTRGYSGTGDLSTSDLNPSSSKGCGGSIAPFDSAGSLSQIIILALAAAGMAVRRMKKHC encoded by the coding sequence ATGAAGAAAAATCTAATCTATCTGACGATGGCGATCCTCATGGCCCTTCCATCGGCCGCGTACGCCGGAAAGCTCGATCTTCAGCTTAAAATGCTGGCCCAAAGTCCCGAAATCGGAAAGACTATGCTCGGCAAGTCCCTCTTCGTTCGCGGCGGACGAGAGTTTGTCGATGTCATAATAAAATCCTCCGATACCGCGATCACCAAAGAGGCGATCGAGGAAAATGGCGGAACGGTGAGAAGCCTCATCGGCAAGATAATGACAGCATTCGTTCCGATTTCTTACCTGAGCGCGCTGGAAAATCTGGATGAGGTGGAAGCCGTCGAGGCATCGGTACCGATGAAAAATCTGATGGACTCCGCTCGCTCAAATACCGGCGTAGCAACGCTTCAGGCCGGATATAAGAATGTGCAGTACACCGGGGAAAACGTCGTCGTAGGAGTCATCGACACGGGGATCGACTATTCCCATTCCGATTTCAATAACGCGGACGGAAAATCCCGCGTTCAGTACCTTCGATTTCAAAGCGCTGACGAAGATGGGTTCTCGATAACGGAATGCGCCAACGATACAATAAGGGATGGTTCGTGCGAGATATCCTACTATAACAATAAAGATGATGGCCACGGGACTCACGTAGCCGGAATTGCAGCCGGGAGCGATAACACTTACACGGGCGTTGCCAGCGCGGCAGACATAATGCTCGTTCGAAATGATTACCGCGATGATATAGCGGAGGATGGAGAACATGCTTCAGGTCCAACATTCACGGCCGGGGTACTGGATGGGATAGCCGAAATTTTCAAAAAAGCGGACATCCTCGATAAGCCGGCCGTAATAAACATCTCTCAGGGAACCCATATCGGCGCACACGACGATACATCCCTTCTTGAATTTGGAATAAACGAAGCCGTCGCCGGAAAATATGCTGACAATGGTAAAAACTACGGCAGGGCGGTGGTTGTGGCGGCTGGCAATGAGTACGTAAACACAGATATACTGAGAGAGCTGGGAACTCTTGGTGATACATATGCAGATCATGCAGGCGGAATTCACGCCTCGTTTGATGTCCCAAATGGTGAGAGCCATGCCTGGAGGCTTTGGGTAATACTGGGCCAAGCGGTGGGGAGAATTCCGCTTATAATCGACGCGTGGTTTGGCGTGGGAAGCCAGGACCACTGCTCGGTCGCATCGAACATATATCGTTACAATGATGTAGCATCTTCTGGGGCATCCACCTCGAAGGCGGTGGCATCTGTAGGAGACATTCGCCTCTCTGAAAATAAGAACGAAAGCGACGAATCATCGGACAAGATAGTAGCAACCGTTCTCGCTACCGATGGAGCCGATGCCAGAAACGGAAAGCCGAGGGCGATGGTGGCGTTTGCGCCTGGAAGCAAAGCCGCCACTATCGAAGAAGGGGAGATAATAATAATGAAAGATTACATAGGCATCACGAGCGGAAAGGGGTACGTCCTCGATATCATAATCCGCGCTAGCGGCGGAGAGTGCGGGGGGGATATGTGGTTGGAAGGGGGAGGAACCTACGCCAATTTTATGAAAGGAATCGACAACGGCGACTTTGACATGACAAGCGGCAACAACGGCGCTGCCTATGTATTCCACAGTCAAACGGGCAGTGGAAATAATTTGATGACGGTGGGGCTGCCTGCTACAGCCTCAGGCGTCATCGCGGTTGGCGCATACCTGCAGGAAAAACCACATGGACAAAATAAGAGCGAATGGAAAGACTATTACGGCAAAACGTGGGACGCGACCGATATAGACAGCGATACGGATGGCTATGCGAATATAAATGGCGGCACTGTAATGGAGAGATGCCCATTTTCAAGCGCAGGCCCTACGGCAACCGGAGCTATCAAACCCGAAATCATGGCGCCGGGGGACCCTGTAATCTCAACGCTGGCAAAAGGATACGAGAAATCTTACACGGATAGAGAAGGCACTAACTCCTTCAGGCCTCTCAAAATTGACCACAATCATTTCAAAAGCCAGGGGACATCGCAGGCCAGCCCTCACATAGCCGGGCTCGTGGCATTGCTATTCCAGAAAAACGACACCCTGACGGCTGACCAGACGAAGGACGCAATAATAGCCGGAGGCTCCCTCACGACCCCTACCTATGAGGTCGGATACGGAAATGTAAGCGCGACAAAGGTCATCGATTCCGTTTCTTCGCCCGATACGCGCGGATACAGCGGAACTGGAGATCTCAGCACAAGCGATCTGAATCCCAGTTCTTCCAAGGGATGCGGAGGAAGCATAGCGCCTTTTGATTCTGCCGGTTCCCTGTCGCAGATCATCATTCTCGCACTCGCCGCGGCAGGAATGGCGGTGCGAAGGATGAAAAAACATTGTTAA
- a CDS encoding adenylate/guanylate cyclase domain-containing protein codes for MKKIISAALIAAIAIAASFGISKLKFLSSAEDTTFDIRQLAFSPKTSASADIVMIWIDEKTISSLPYRSPVPRDFLAKLNDRLLSAGVKIVGYDIFFKGTSFPEADSELAESLKKSNSLAVVPMRPRSLCHEKFAEDPAISGCVDLPDEIFMNSLTGIGLADLPFSAFDSTVREAKLSFITDRGNTQSFAAILYEAVSGDRAQDLIGDPANWKGVGLLSIPPFSDSSGKTAIRFAGPPSTIGSEKNPFRIFSAKMVADGMIPDSWLKDKIVLIGAAYDDATDAYLTPYYGISTGFARMNGVEIHANILSSLMTKQFYYSITRWQVWMISAALVILVSLSSTIFPPLRSAAVALASAFGWIFVSVIIFKKYAIVAPIVTPIVAIAICYLFGVVWKALTEGRERKFIKGVFSRYVPPAIVDRIVENPELIKLGGDERVITSMFTDIASFTSISEKLDPSTLVSFLNEYLGRMNDVLFEFGATLDKYEGDAIIAFFNAPLDVANHEIAAASAAIRMKAAEKDISEKWSGRCGREIRTRIGINTGPAVIGNMGSEGRLDYTAIGDTINLASRLEGTNKFYGTHIIASQSTAAALSDSIVRRPVDRVRVKGKNEPILIYEIIGFANELDPARIDFVIAQYLEAFKKFEQRDFSEAKSILQDILTRHPDDFPSVELLKRCERGILDPSWDLVTEISGK; via the coding sequence ATGAAAAAAATCATCTCAGCGGCGCTGATCGCCGCAATCGCCATCGCAGCTTCATTTGGAATCTCAAAATTAAAATTTTTATCCAGCGCTGAAGATACGACCTTCGATATCAGACAGCTCGCCTTTTCCCCGAAAACATCTGCCAGCGCCGATATCGTCATGATCTGGATCGACGAAAAAACGATTTCGTCGCTGCCATATCGATCCCCGGTGCCGCGCGATTTCCTCGCCAAGTTAAATGACAGACTGCTTTCAGCAGGCGTGAAAATCGTGGGCTATGACATCTTTTTCAAGGGCACATCATTTCCCGAGGCCGACTCTGAACTCGCCGAATCATTGAAAAAATCAAACTCGCTCGCAGTGGTTCCGATGAGGCCGAGATCCCTCTGCCATGAAAAATTCGCAGAGGACCCGGCAATATCCGGATGCGTGGATCTTCCGGATGAAATTTTCATGAACTCACTTACGGGAATCGGACTTGCCGACCTGCCATTTTCCGCATTTGATTCCACAGTCAGGGAGGCAAAGCTTTCATTCATAACCGACCGCGGAAACACCCAATCCTTCGCTGCCATACTCTACGAGGCAGTTAGCGGCGACAGGGCGCAGGACCTGATCGGAGATCCTGCAAACTGGAAAGGGGTTGGGCTTTTATCCATCCCCCCTTTTTCTGATTCCTCCGGAAAAACAGCGATTCGTTTCGCCGGACCTCCGAGCACAATCGGATCCGAAAAAAATCCATTCAGGATATTTTCGGCGAAGATGGTCGCAGATGGCATGATTCCCGATTCATGGCTGAAGGATAAGATAGTTCTTATCGGCGCGGCATACGACGACGCCACCGATGCCTACCTCACGCCGTATTACGGAATATCTACCGGATTTGCCAGAATGAACGGCGTGGAAATACATGCAAACATTCTATCGTCGCTCATGACGAAACAGTTTTATTACTCGATAACTCGCTGGCAGGTATGGATGATATCGGCTGCGCTCGTAATTTTGGTCTCTCTTTCATCGACCATCTTCCCTCCGCTGCGATCGGCGGCTGTCGCTTTGGCTTCGGCGTTTGGATGGATATTCGTATCTGTAATCATTTTCAAAAAATATGCGATAGTCGCTCCGATCGTAACCCCTATCGTTGCGATAGCGATATGCTATCTCTTCGGAGTTGTCTGGAAGGCACTCACCGAGGGGAGGGAGCGAAAATTCATAAAAGGAGTTTTCTCAAGATACGTCCCGCCTGCCATAGTCGATAGGATAGTTGAAAATCCCGAGTTGATAAAGCTAGGCGGTGATGAACGGGTCATCACCAGCATGTTCACCGACATAGCATCTTTCACGAGCATCTCGGAAAAACTCGACCCTTCGACCCTCGTTTCTTTTCTAAATGAATATCTCGGCAGGATGAACGATGTGCTGTTCGAATTCGGCGCCACGCTCGACAAATACGAGGGGGATGCTATCATCGCATTTTTCAACGCTCCGCTCGACGTGGCAAATCATGAGATAGCCGCTGCAAGCGCCGCGATACGCATGAAAGCGGCTGAAAAAGATATCTCGGAAAAATGGAGCGGGCGCTGCGGCAGAGAAATCCGCACGAGGATCGGAATAAACACCGGCCCTGCCGTAATCGGCAACATGGGTTCGGAAGGTCGTTTGGATTACACAGCGATCGGCGACACGATAAATCTAGCAAGCCGACTCGAGGGAACGAATAAATTCTACGGAACGCACATAATTGCGAGCCAGTCCACCGCAGCCGCTCTGTCCGATTCGATAGTAAGAAGGCCTGTCGATCGCGTTCGTGTGAAAGGAAAAAACGAACCGATACTCATTTATGAGATCATAGGTTTTGCGAACGAGCTCGACCCGGCGCGGATCGATTTCGTAATTGCGCAATATCTTGAAGCGTTCAAAAAATTCGAACAGCGGGATTTTTCTGAAGCGAAATCGATCCTGCAAGATATTCTGACAAGACATCCCGATGATTTCCCATCAGTGGAACTTCTCAAGCGCTGCGAGCGCGGAATTTTGGATCCAAGTTGGGATCTTGTAACGGAGATCTCTGGAAAATAG